The Corythoichthys intestinalis isolate RoL2023-P3 chromosome 2, ASM3026506v1, whole genome shotgun sequence DNA segment gaaagctataccgcatacaaacacgaaggattgtctcacgagtgatttgttcgaggattcaaggtaattattatattttttgtaccgtgcattaattttgaaacgttgtgaaaaaaatcaatgggagaaattagccgtttcagcattggcattatacttcacagtattcatgtaaaataaatgctacctgcatgtttttttttttgtgtgtggtttttttttgcttttaaccaagaatcgactcttttacgtccatatctattaagaattcagcatttaagcatttattcacaagaattttcaacggaaaaagctctttgtttacatacggcggatgctaatttccttactgactagcctcatagttcgcaatatttacgtaaaataaatgctacctgcacgggttttttgcttttgaccaaaaaccgagactgttttacgtccatatctataaagaattcagggatttaagcatttattcacaagaatttcaatgtaaaaagctctttgtggtgacaaCACAGCGTCACAGTGACTTAAAAACTAGTAGCACAAtcggcatatttacgtaaaattaatcctaactacccgttttttttgtttttgttttttttttgcttttaaccaaggatcgagactgttagctttgatggagataggccccccATGAATcggccctgtgtcccgtcaacaCATTATTAAGTCTATGATGTATCTCCTTCCATTGCTGCGGATCACTGTAGTTTATAACATTCAAAAAGAATTATTTAGACTGAAccccaaatgatttttttcttctttaacaaataaactaatTTGAGATGTTGGAGGGAAAAAATTAAGGCTCTTATGAGTACTattctgatttttttattactaaTGCAAAGTGTGCACATCCAGTAGATTATGTAACATTGGAGTGTCGTAAGTGTCAGCAATATAAAAGCaataaacagttttttttttttcacctgtgaTGATGACACGTTGAAAGGGCACGTTAAAGCCATAGGTGCAAAGTGCACTTTTTCTTATTTGTTTTGACCGCGAGAGACGAGCAGCCATGGCGGAGACTAAAGAATGGGCAAAGCCTGCTGAGACGACTGGGGTAAACCGAGCGTCACACATTCCCTGAATCATGAGCAACGCTCTTGAAATTATTCCTATGTCCTTTGTAGAGATTAACAGGTGTCCTGGCTCTGGCCACACTCATATCTGCATTTGGCTCGTCCTTCCAGTATGGATATAATGTGGCCGTCATCAACTCTCCAGCACCGGTAACTTTGCGAAAAGACACTCTTGTAAcaaaacagaggtgggtagattaGTCGAAAATTTGACTCAAGAATAGTgttgcttcaaaataatattactcaagtaatagtGGTCATCCCAAAAAAttgactcaagtacaagtaaaaaagtatttggtgaaaagaattctGAAGTTTCATTGTACGGAGCCCCCGGGGTGCCAtgctagaaaataaataaataaataaataaaattcataGCCAATGTGTACTCATAGTTTAGTAATCTCTGGGTACCATCTGTATCCACACTTTAGCAATGACCCTGAAACAGAAGTCaccaatgtatgtatgtatgtgtgtatctcaaaaagttactcaatgtaaatttaacagagtagcattactcACACCATGTATTGTCATGgataaaattattggcacccctgaaatttTTCTAGAAAATACCGCATTACTCACAGAAGTTAATGCAATACcgtaccgcacgtaacacgtctgtgtttctaccaaaaagttctattttggtttcatctgaccataacacattctcccagtcctcttctggatcatccaaatgctctctagcgaaccacagacgggcctggacgtgtactggcttctgcAGGggtacacatctggcagtgcaggatttgagtccctggcagcgcattgtgttactgattgtagcctttgttactgtggtcccagctctctgtaggtcattcacttggtcccccgtgtggttgtgggatttttgctcaccgttcttgttatcattttgacgccacggggtgagatcttgcatggagccccagatcgagggagattatcagtggtcttgtatgtcttccagtttctaataattgctcccacagttgaattctttacaccaagcgttttacctattgcagattcagtcttcatagcctggtgcaggtctacaattttgtctctggtgtccttcgacagctctttggtcttggccatagtggagtttggagtgtgactgactgagattgtggacaggtgtcttttataccgataataagttaaaacaggtgctattaatataggtaacgagtggagcctcgttagacctcgttagacctcgttagaagaagttagacctcttttacagccagaaatcttgcttgtttgtaggtgaccatatacttattttccactctaatttggaaataaattcttcaaaaatcaaacaatgttattttccttttttttttccacgttctgtctctcatggttgaggtttacccacgttgacaattacaggcctctctaatcttttcaagtaaaaGAACGTGCACGAttgctggttgactaaatacttatttgccccactgtatattgcgcACAGTTGAAAAAGGAACTTCAACACAAAGGCTGAGTCAACTTTTATACATTCTAATTGGTGCAAGGTATGATTTCTATATTGCCAGTACCTCTTAATTACCGCAGCAATTTTTAAACAAGCATCACCAACTTCAAATATGATCTACCCACGGTTCTAAaatggtgccaataattttgtcgggcacatttttttttttttgctttctgtGTAAAATTCTGTACATTTCGTTTTTTCCTCTtcagcttttttgtgttttttcaatgcaaatccaaaaaataaacatgttcatactgaaaacatttgtaattgcattaatgTCTAGGAGAAATTCTgaattttctggaaaaattcaaggggtaccaataattttgtccatgacTGTAACAAAACACAAACTCCCTATTTGATCATGCATTTCTGGCATGTGTTTTGTCTTGCTTCCTTCTCAGTTCATGCAACACTTTTACAACATGACCTTCTTGGAGCGTTACACTACACCCATGGGGGAGAACCTGCTGACTTTTTTGTGGTCGCTGTCCGTGTCCATGTACCCCCTCGGTGGCTTCTTTGGCTCTCTCTTGGTGGCACCGTTGGTCAACAAACTGGGAAGGTAATCGACAGTATAACCTGTACAAACTAATGAGTTCCAGTACGAGTGTTACAGAGACATCTCATCTACTTATGCTATCAGATGACGAGCCTAGTTCGCTAGCCTACTGTTTCCTATTTTCAGTCCTTCTAACAAAGCTAACATCTTTGAAGACACTCATGTCAGTGTTCATAAAACTTCAAATCCTAGCTGATATTAGTGTTAGCATACATTTACAGTATGACTACCAGAATAAAAACTCTCTTAGTCTCTTCTGCTACTCGCCTATGCCTGTATTTTACTACCGTATCGCGGCCCCTCCCGGTACTTGTATTGGTGCGACACTAGTCTGTGACGTGTGCGTGACATCTGTAACACCCTCAATGCAAACGGTATTTGTGTGTCCTCCCAGGAAGGGCACCCTCCTTTTCAACAATATCTTCTCCATCATCCCTGCATTGATGATGGGAGTCAGTGAGCTGGCAAAGTCCTACGAAATCATTATCTTGGCCAGATTCATAGTGGGCATCTGCGCAGGTTTGACTTGTTGAACGCAATCAAGGCCAGAATAAGAATCATTCAAGTACATCCTAAGTTTTGTGCTCTTTTCCGCAGGTCTTTCGTCCAATGTGGTGCCCATGTATCTAGGTGAACTCTCGCCCAAAAACCTAAGAGGAGCCATTGGTATCATACCGCAGCTCTTCATCACTATTGGCATCCTCAGCGCCCAAGTGCTTGGAATCAGAAATATACTGGGCAACAGTACAGGTAGACACGACTATTACTTTTTGGAATTTGACCACCCCTAAGCCTTCCttgagccttcctaagaagtctactgctttgagatggcggctgtttactaacgccggcgagtctgttatctcgcatctagttctaaatacatgcgatatctaccgtagcattatgtgggcgtagtttgtagcaactgactgttgtttgtagtggctgtcagccgcagtcaggtcttATTGCTTCATGCTGCTGCCgggtccttccggggtcctacCGTTATACAGCGgtggccacagttgcccacacagatgcctgatcaaaatcatcatcatcaaaatccattttttattggctttttttgttgttgttgttgttgttgttaattggCCGATATAttggcccgatatatcggtcgacaTCTACCCaagatgttttcgtctgtaaaattcaacagttttcatccaaaaatatgtgcataaataaaggtttctcaTAAACctggaatgaacattgacagaggatcacatactgtattttagcatctgcaaggacaacaccaactgaTGCTAATCTAGTTGCAGTCTGTACAATGATAACAAAGacgtctattctattctattctattctattctattctattctattctattctattctattctattgtaaTTCACACTAGGCAGAAAAACAGtacattgtttttaattaaacccacctggacATCACGAACTGCTTGTAAAAAGACACACAACCCACACACAACGCTTGCCACGCCAAATGCTAAAATGAATGCTAAACGCTATGAGTTAAATTTAATGCGTGTCGATCACTCATCACAGTCCTTGAAAGGCCACAGCAAAATGCATATTctgtcttgccaagataagaaaacaaatcctactatgtgtttcaaaacaagcaagcctggagaggacacaGGTGGGTGTCCTAACTGAACACTGCTACGAAGCAGACTAAATACAgatacaataaaaaaatgtcacacattgtgaacattgtgacagaaaatatggcgcattttcgtctggTCGTCTGaagaaactggcattcgtctagaGAGGTTTTTAAGCTCGTCatcgacaagaaaaaaaattgttcgtcgacgaaatattttcattatcgtcatccttgacaaaaacaacaacaatctcTGCAAAAACGGTCTGGATTCCTGTGTCTTGTTCAGGTTGGACCTTAATGCTAGGCATTACCGGCATCCCTGCCCTGGTGGAACTCTTTCTGCTGCCCTTCTTCCCAGAGAGCCCCAGGTACACGCTCATTCAGAGGGGCGACGAGAAGACAGCAAGGAAAGGTGATTTTAGAAAAATTCCACCTTAGTATGCCACAACATGTGTATAGGAGGCGCGGCTTTCCCTTAGCGTTGCAGAGCCTGCGCGGCAGGGAAGACGTGAGCGAAGAGCTTGAAGAGATGCGTCTAGAGGAGCAGTCAGAGAGGGTGGAGGGTCGCCTGTCGGTGCTGTCCCTTCTGTCCCAGCGGTCCCTTCGCTGGCAGCTGGTCTCTGTCATAGTCATGAACATGGGACAGCAGCTGTCAGGGGTGAATGCGGTGAGACTTGCTTGATTTGTCTTTGAATTTTCAGCACAGACAAAATGACTTGCTTTGAAATGAATCACCCAAAGAGCTAGAGCGCCCTCTAGCGGAAAAAAACATAGTTCTTAGCATGAAATCGAAACGGTCATATCTCCTTTCCATGGTCTATCGGTGCCaagtaaaaactgggagagagctcGAAAACCTCGCTTTCCACTCAAGTTGACTGTTAGTTTCATTTTTACTgattgaactagggctgcagctatcgattattttagtagtcgattaatctatcaaccagTTAGTTCGGATAttcagattaggaacatttaatgtgttgcagaatacattttaggagatgtaaaacaaaggcttgcgaaGACTGTTCTttcaaagagcattaaatgtgaatacaaaataaaattcacagagtgtttcttcaaactatgcagaattgtgctttcgtttaaaaataagttaaaatacccgagcttagcttcaaacggcatactaaaaaaaaaaaagaaaatgaggatctaaatacaacaaaaaaacaattggttaacttgcatagcaaaagtctgctggcGTTGttttgcaatgctcttaacaaatggttcaaacacatattcccacaaaaaaaaggcaaagtATACTGTatctactagtccttctaaaaaaattagcatattgtgataaagttcattattttccgtaatgtactgataaacattagactttcatatattttagattcattacatgcaactgaagtagttcaagccttttattgttttaatattgatgattttggcaaaaaagtcaagaaaaaccaaaaatccctatctcaaaaaatttgcatatcacgaaaaggtactctaaagaagctactaacctaatcgtctgaatcaacaaattaacttaaaacccctgcgaatgattcctgaggcttttaaaaactcccagcctggttcattactcaaaaccgcaatgatcgcaatcatgggcaagactgccgacagaaagacatttctgagcaaaaaggctgttcccagagtgctgtatcaagacaCCTCTGTGGGAATGAAAAAGTGTGGtatgaaacgctgcacaaccagaagatgtgaacacaccctgagaaagattgtggagaagggccgattccagaccttgggggacctgcagaaacagtggactgagtctggaaatccagagccaccggtcacaggtgtgtgctggagccacttttgaacctgaaacagcggcagaagcgcctgagctgggctacagagaagcagcactggactgttgctcagtggtccaaagtacttttttcagatgaaagcaaattttgcatgttattcggaaatcaaggtgccagagtttggaggaagactgggaagaaggaaatgccaaaatacctgaagtccagtgtcaagtacccacagtcagtgatggtctggggtgccatgtcagctgctggtgttggtctactgtgttttatcaagggcagggtcaatgcagctagctatcaggagattttggagcacttcatgcttccatctgctgaaaagctttatggagatgaagatttcatttttcagcatgacctggcaacctgctcacagtgccaaaaccactgataaATGGTTtagtgaccatggcattactgtgctcaattggcctgccaactctcctgacctgaaccccatagagaatctgtggcatattgcgaagaggaagttgagagacaccagacctaaCACTGtgtatgagcttaaggccgcaatcgaagcatcctgggcctccataacacctcagcagtgccacaggctgattgcctccatgccacgccgcattgaagcagtcattcctgcaaaaggattcccaaccaagtattgagtgcatcgctgatataattaattgaaggttgacttttttttgtattaaaaaacacttattggtattggtcagatgaaatatgctatttttttttatagatttttggtatttcttgacttttttgacaaaaccatcaatattaaaacaataaaaggcttgaactacttcagttgtgtgtaatgaatctaaaatatatgaaagtctaatgtttatcagtacattacagaaaaaaattaactttatcacaatatgataattttttagaaggactagtataaactactttacaaatgcatttaaaaaacatattaactcaaacaaaaacttacctaatgttggtcttaatagggagcagctgcattcagccatgttaattgagttatgtcatattcattgttgccacttGAGagaagtgtatccacccaaatcaatgaaaccaaatgcaaacactttcaaaacaaaccattacaacgccactttagttAAACGAAtatttaaagaagaaaaaattgatacgaagctttttttctaattgaattactcaagttaaccgACTTATTGTTTCAGCGTGACATTGAACAGGTGGGCATCACCATAGGAATTTTGctgtggggtgctgagggtgctgcagtaCCCCCTGAAGTTGGGGTAAAAAAAAGGTGTTTTGGTacattctttctttttttttttttttaaataaataaataaaacctatTGAAACAATCAcatatttaactttggggattaagtATATAtgctgaaaacattttttttttgttaataacacCACCTGACACTTTGCTTGCTGCCGGGTCATGGCTGTTTTTGGAtcggaaaaactaaaaaatgatCCTCAGAACCCACTTCTGTGAGTGACTGCCAGCGCCCCtgttgtccaatattttttgaatgaacatttacAAATGAGcagatattgtagcatctacaaggacaaagcCAACTTGgttataatacacactcagcagcaaAACAGTAGATGATAAccctaactagaaactgcaattctggagaaattactatagggctttgctgtggggagatacagatcttagccccgccaaggttgatttggggacatttcggggacaatctaaggtcacttcctgtttatttggggacatttggggccaCGTACTGTTGATATCTGGCCACTTCACAGCTTAGGACGCCGGCCataagcattagcctaatgctatgctaacactgcaAGTTTCATTtcatgtgtgatgatcactccaaACCTATAAAGGTTAAAGCAATAATAaaaattctctctggccaaaatAAGAATAATCTTAacgtgtgtgtctcaaaacaagcagtGTTGGGATTGGAGAGGACACTAGTGGGTGAGTTGGGGggacgcagcacgtcacatgtgtGACGCAACAAGACTCTGCgaggatgcaggctaactacacataaaatgtcacatattgtggtcatgtgacggaaactattgcacattATTGTGTCGTTCTCGTttagtcagacgaaaactgacaTTCGTCTCGTGATGTTTGAGGCTCCCAAATAaggttttagctcgttatcatctCGTCATTGTCTTGACCAAATTGCTCGTTGACGAATTATTTTCGTTACGGTCAACAACAATGCATCTATGGAACTATACCGTCTTTCCGATCTCACAACCTTGACCTTGGCCCTGAATTATTCTCTAGAGTGTTGTTTGCTTTACATTTTTTGGAGAGCCACTGAATTAAAGCAACAGACTTATATAATAGAAAAATTTATTTGAATCTTCTTCCAGATCTACTACTATGCAGACAGCATTTATGCCACCGCGGGGGTCGTGGAGAATGACATCCAATATGTCACAGTGGGAACCGGTGCCGTTAATGTCTTCATGACCATAGCGGCTGTAAGTACCCTCATTGGAGAAGTCTCAAAAGCAAATGGGTCATTCATTGGGAATGTGTCACTCACACTAGGTCTTCGTCGTGGAAGCGTCGGGACGCCGCCTTCTCCTCCTCTCTGGGTTTGGGATTTGCTGCGGGGCATGTGCTCTGCTCACGGCCGCTCTCATTTTCCAGGTGAGATTGTGATTCAGATTGGACAGGCAAGGGCCAGTGTTGCCAGGTTGGAAGAATTGAAAAAAAGCATCAAAGTTGGAGTACTTTTGACAAAATTTGGCAGTTTTGGAAGGAACAATTtggaatttttaaatgtaaataagctctgCCTCTACgtggatttttgttttattttcggGTGTGGGGGCAGTCCccataaccgcgaaaaacgagggatcaatgTACTTTGATTTCTTACAGCAGCAATCTTTGCTGTATTATAGCTGGCATTTTAGCGCCTCGTGGCGAGAGGAGCTGTGAACTGCATGTCGTTTCTGATTTGGAGGTACACACAGtcaaatttgacaaaataattctAAAAATGACATAACATTAAAATGCTTTAAATTCACTAAGTAAAGGATGGTCAGAAATATAAAGGaatcataaaaatgaaaaaataattctaaaaattacaattaaaaggcgtttttgttttgtttattattattatattgttgcATATTCTGGTTTGTTTGGCATCAATTCCTCATGACAGATGGATTTCGTCTGAGTATgttatactcccatgtgatacattgaaACTGTTCAAACCAATCGGATattcagatttccattctctgtgtcaataagctgaacaggacaggtagaAAAAAAAGTCTACCTGAAATTCGAAattagaagaaatagaagaaatTCGAAATTGAAATTGCCTGAATGTCATAAAAACTCCAAATGCCTTCTTTACTTTATTCAAGTATTGTGAAAATTCTAATGTTATGCCTTCACTTAACAGGAAAGTGTAACATGGATGCCCTACGTCAGCATCACATGCGTCATCCTTTACATCACCGGACATGCTATCGGACCCAGTGAGTGTCAGTCCCATTGCTTTGCACTCTGTGAGTGCGAGGACTGACATTCTGTCTGAACACATTCAGGTCCCATCCCTTATGTGGTGACCACTGAGATGTTCCGGCAGTCAGCTCGGCCCGCGGCCTTCATGATGGCCGGCTCCGTCCACTGGCTCTCCAACTTCACTGTTGGCCTGCTATTCCCCTTCATGGAGGTTAGTCCTATTCTCTATTCTGGCGATGTGTCGAGTTCAACATACAGtggatcacaaaagtgagtacacccctcgcatttctgcagatatttaagtatatcttttcatgagaaaacactgacaaaatgacactttgacacaatgaaaagaagtatgtttgcagcttatataatagagttaatttattttcccctcaaaataactcaaaatatagccattaatatctaaatcccttgcaacaaaagtgagtacaccccttagtaaatacatacatacagtacatactgtacatacaattgtgatacactgtacagtaTCTTAGTTAATAAACTAAAAAATGCAGTTTCCAAATAAATTGTGttggtagctttgctgtgatggttggtatatcaggt contains these protein-coding regions:
- the LOC130928982 gene encoding solute carrier family 2, facilitated glucose transporter member 5-like isoform X1: MAETKEWAKPAETTGRLTGVLALATLISAFGSSFQYGYNVAVINSPAPFMQHFYNMTFLERYTTPMGENLLTFLWSLSVSMYPLGGFFGSLLVAPLVNKLGRKGTLLFNNIFSIIPALMMGVSELAKSYEIIILARFIVGICAGLSSNVVPMYLGELSPKNLRGAIGIIPQLFITIGILSAQVLGIRNILGNSTGWTLMLGITGIPALVELFLLPFFPESPRYTLIQRGDEKTARKALQSLRGREDVSEELEEMRLEEQSERVEGRLSVLSLLSQRSLRWQLVSVIVMNMGQQLSGVNAIYYYADSIYATAGVVENDIQYVTVGTGAVNVFMTIAAVFVVEASGRRLLLLSGFGICCGACALLTAALIFQESVTWMPYVSITCVILYITGHAIGPSPIPYVVTTEMFRQSARPAAFMMAGSVHWLSNFTVGLLFPFMERGLGSLSFILFSFICLATFVYIWLAVPETKSKTFLEICQMFAERNGVEIELGDGDEPLKKSKENLQEMEKVTSF
- the LOC130928982 gene encoding solute carrier family 2, facilitated glucose transporter member 5-like isoform X2; protein product: MSDLGVIKYRSGGATVKFMQHFYNMTFLERYTTPMGENLLTFLWSLSVSMYPLGGFFGSLLVAPLVNKLGRKGTLLFNNIFSIIPALMMGVSELAKSYEIIILARFIVGICAGLSSNVVPMYLGELSPKNLRGAIGIIPQLFITIGILSAQVLGIRNILGNSTGWTLMLGITGIPALVELFLLPFFPESPRYTLIQRGDEKTARKALQSLRGREDVSEELEEMRLEEQSERVEGRLSVLSLLSQRSLRWQLVSVIVMNMGQQLSGVNAIYYYADSIYATAGVVENDIQYVTVGTGAVNVFMTIAAVFVVEASGRRLLLLSGFGICCGACALLTAALIFQESVTWMPYVSITCVILYITGHAIGPSPIPYVVTTEMFRQSARPAAFMMAGSVHWLSNFTVGLLFPFMERGLGSLSFILFSFICLATFVYIWLAVPETKSKTFLEICQMFAERNGVEIELGDGDEPLKKSKENLQEMEKVTSF
- the LOC130928982 gene encoding solute carrier family 2, facilitated glucose transporter member 5-like isoform X3, which translates into the protein MQHFYNMTFLERYTTPMGENLLTFLWSLSVSMYPLGGFFGSLLVAPLVNKLGRKGTLLFNNIFSIIPALMMGVSELAKSYEIIILARFIVGICAGLSSNVVPMYLGELSPKNLRGAIGIIPQLFITIGILSAQVLGIRNILGNSTGWTLMLGITGIPALVELFLLPFFPESPRYTLIQRGDEKTARKALQSLRGREDVSEELEEMRLEEQSERVEGRLSVLSLLSQRSLRWQLVSVIVMNMGQQLSGVNAIYYYADSIYATAGVVENDIQYVTVGTGAVNVFMTIAAVFVVEASGRRLLLLSGFGICCGACALLTAALIFQESVTWMPYVSITCVILYITGHAIGPSPIPYVVTTEMFRQSARPAAFMMAGSVHWLSNFTVGLLFPFMERGLGSLSFILFSFICLATFVYIWLAVPETKSKTFLEICQMFAERNGVEIELGDGDEPLKKSKENLQEMEKVTSF